One Sphingobacteruim zhuxiongii DNA window includes the following coding sequences:
- a CDS encoding MFS transporter produces the protein MQEQVSKKGIWKVIGASSLGTLIEWYDFFIFGSLSIVISTKFFPADNPTAAFLSTLATFAAGFVVRPFGALFFGRLGDMIGRKYTFMVTLILMGGATFLIGCIPSYDSIGYFAPAIVLVLRLLQGLALGGEYGGAATYVAEHAPKGERGYWTSWIQTTATFGLFISLVVILITRALLSEAQFDQWGWRVPFLLSILMVYVSYLIRKNMDESPEFQKAKSEGKTSKSPLQESFGNKYNLKFVLLALFGAAMGQGVVWYTGQFYSMSFMKTVMNLDSDQADMILGIALLFATPFFVVFGRLSDRIGRKWVMLTGMLLAVLTYRPIYEAMYQVTNLKNKTEVAAAVKSEPVEVSTENGFDKISTTQTTYTDGTSLKTSETAHYFANGVEKPNSEGTNITVKNTVHIEGANYFYLIFLIFIQVIYITLVYGPIAAFLVEIFPVKIRYTSMSLPYHIGNGIFGGLLPAVSTYLASNAKISNNPTFYLEGLWYPIIISAVCFIIGALYINKNMVAKDLD, from the coding sequence ATGCAAGAACAAGTAAGTAAAAAAGGAATCTGGAAAGTCATTGGCGCCTCCTCATTAGGAACGCTCATTGAGTGGTATGATTTCTTTATTTTTGGAAGTTTATCCATCGTTATCTCAACAAAATTTTTCCCCGCAGACAACCCAACAGCTGCCTTTCTATCGACATTAGCCACCTTTGCAGCAGGTTTTGTTGTCCGCCCATTTGGCGCTTTATTCTTCGGTCGACTAGGTGATATGATTGGCCGTAAATATACATTTATGGTGACTCTCATACTTATGGGAGGTGCGACATTCCTCATCGGTTGTATCCCAAGTTACGACAGTATAGGCTACTTTGCGCCTGCCATCGTATTAGTTCTTCGTCTGTTACAAGGTTTAGCTTTGGGCGGAGAGTACGGAGGAGCAGCAACTTATGTTGCAGAACACGCACCTAAAGGCGAACGCGGCTATTGGACTTCATGGATTCAAACGACCGCGACATTTGGCTTATTCATCTCTTTGGTGGTCATCTTAATCACTAGAGCACTATTATCCGAAGCCCAATTTGACCAATGGGGATGGCGCGTTCCATTCTTATTGTCTATCCTGATGGTGTATGTATCCTATCTTATTCGTAAGAATATGGATGAATCTCCAGAATTTCAAAAAGCAAAATCTGAAGGCAAAACATCAAAAAGTCCACTTCAAGAAAGTTTTGGTAACAAATACAATTTAAAATTTGTGCTACTTGCTCTATTTGGAGCAGCGATGGGACAAGGTGTAGTTTGGTATACAGGACAGTTTTATTCGATGAGTTTTATGAAAACCGTCATGAATTTAGACTCCGATCAAGCCGATATGATATTGGGGATTGCACTACTCTTTGCTACTCCTTTTTTCGTCGTCTTCGGCCGCCTATCTGATCGTATAGGGCGAAAATGGGTGATGTTGACAGGTATGTTGCTAGCCGTCTTAACCTACCGACCTATATACGAAGCCATGTATCAGGTTACCAATTTGAAGAACAAGACCGAAGTTGCCGCAGCAGTTAAATCAGAACCAGTAGAAGTATCAACAGAAAATGGATTTGACAAGATTAGCACCACGCAAACAACATATACCGATGGAACAAGTCTTAAAACTTCGGAGACTGCGCATTACTTTGCGAATGGTGTAGAAAAACCAAATAGCGAAGGAACCAACATAACCGTTAAAAATACGGTACACATTGAAGGTGCCAATTATTTCTATCTCATCTTCTTGATTTTTATTCAGGTAATTTACATCACTTTAGTGTATGGACCAATCGCGGCCTTCCTTGTAGAAATATTCCCTGTCAAAATACGGTACACCTCCATGTCACTTCCCTATCATATTGGAAATGGTATTTTTGGGGGACTCTTACCAGCGGTATCTACTTATTTGGCTAGTAATGCCAAAATATCGAATAACCCAACCTTTTATTTAGAGGGATTGTGGTATCCGATTATTATTTCCGCCGTATGCTTTATTATAGGAGCATTATATATTAACAAAAACATGGTAGCTAAAGACTTAGATTAA
- the dprA gene encoding DNA-processing protein DprA: MSVVEKIALTKIKGIGPKYSRLLLAYFGNVVDLFSSSSQQLNAIPGLNRNIVQQIKSKACFIEAEAELRHVEKHGIDLLWIEDNDYPKRLVHCEDAPMLLYSYGRVDYNAQKVVSIVGTRNATAYGKRIIEELVDGLKEAGVLIVSGLAMGIDVLVHLASVRRNIPNIAVLGHGLSRIYPSQHRDLSGEIINNGALLTEFAYQTQPDKSNFPMRNRIIAGLSDATIVVEAGEKGGALITARLANEYNRDVCAFPGAIDQPYSSGCNRLIKDNEAHLIRNSQDLLNLMQWQRESDRTAEEGIQLTLIPNFTDDQRIIYDFLKSKKEASVDDISCFSDWPQSKLAVVLLEMEMAGYIYALPGKIYKML; the protein is encoded by the coding sequence ATGAGTGTCGTAGAGAAGATTGCATTAACCAAAATCAAGGGTATTGGACCGAAGTATAGTCGACTGTTGTTGGCTTATTTTGGTAATGTAGTTGACCTTTTCTCTAGCTCTAGCCAACAGCTTAACGCAATCCCAGGACTTAACAGGAATATTGTACAGCAGATTAAATCAAAAGCTTGTTTTATTGAAGCCGAAGCCGAACTACGTCATGTAGAAAAGCATGGTATTGATCTGTTGTGGATTGAAGACAACGATTATCCTAAACGTTTAGTGCATTGCGAAGACGCTCCAATGCTCCTTTATAGCTATGGCAGGGTCGATTATAACGCTCAAAAAGTAGTGAGTATCGTTGGAACTCGAAATGCAACAGCCTATGGCAAGCGAATTATTGAGGAGTTAGTGGACGGTTTAAAAGAAGCTGGAGTTCTAATTGTCAGCGGTCTCGCGATGGGCATAGATGTCCTAGTACACCTCGCAAGTGTAAGAAGAAATATACCAAACATCGCTGTCCTTGGACATGGACTAAGTAGAATTTATCCTTCTCAACATCGCGATCTTTCCGGTGAAATCATCAACAATGGCGCTCTATTAACAGAATTCGCATATCAAACACAACCCGATAAAAGTAACTTCCCGATGCGTAATCGCATAATCGCGGGATTGTCGGACGCTACAATTGTCGTCGAAGCAGGCGAAAAAGGAGGCGCATTGATTACGGCTAGATTAGCCAACGAATATAACCGCGATGTATGCGCCTTTCCGGGCGCGATCGATCAACCTTACTCTAGCGGCTGTAATCGACTGATAAAAGACAATGAGGCACATCTTATACGTAATAGTCAAGATTTGTTAAACCTAATGCAATGGCAGCGCGAAAGTGATAGAACAGCTGAAGAAGGAATTCAACTGACTTTGATCCCAAACTTTACCGACGATCAACGTATCATTTATGACTTTCTAAAAAGCAAGAAAGAAGCAAGTGTCGACGACATCTCCTGCTTTAGCGATTGGCCTCAAAGTAAGCTAGCGGTCGTCCTTTTGGAAATGGAAATGGCTGGATATATATACGCACTACCTGGAAAAATATACAAAATGCTATAA
- the rsmG gene encoding 16S rRNA (guanine(527)-N(7))-methyltransferase RsmG translates to MNPTVDIIYQHFPNLSEKQKQQFAQLAEVYPFWNDQINVVSRKDIESLYLKHVLHSLGIAKFITEFTKGTRILDVGTGGGFPGIPLAIMYPDVQFHLVDSIGKKIKVVRGVAEALGLTNVEADHMRAEQIDYKYDFIVSRAVTRLGEFIPWIRNKFEKQDKNGIPNGILYLKGGDLKEEIKEARVKAELHPLSTYFKDEFFDTKYVVYVPM, encoded by the coding sequence GTGAATCCAACAGTCGATATCATTTACCAGCATTTTCCGAATCTTAGTGAAAAACAAAAACAACAGTTCGCTCAGCTAGCTGAAGTCTATCCATTTTGGAACGACCAAATTAATGTGGTATCTCGAAAAGATATCGAAAGTTTATATCTAAAACACGTTCTTCATTCGCTAGGAATTGCAAAATTCATTACCGAATTCACCAAAGGCACAAGGATCCTTGATGTAGGAACTGGGGGTGGATTTCCCGGTATTCCACTAGCTATCATGTACCCAGACGTTCAATTCCATTTAGTAGACTCTATAGGCAAGAAAATTAAAGTGGTACGCGGTGTCGCCGAAGCACTTGGATTAACCAATGTAGAAGCCGATCACATGCGTGCGGAACAAATCGACTACAAGTATGATTTCATCGTTTCTAGAGCTGTGACACGTTTGGGAGAATTTATCCCTTGGATCAGAAACAAATTCGAAAAGCAAGACAAGAATGGTATTCCAAACGGCATTCTTTATCTAAAAGGTGGAGATTTAAAAGAAGAAATTAAGGAAGCTAGAGTAAAAGCAGAACTTCATCCCCTTTCAACATACTTCAAAGATGAGTTCTTCGACACGAAGTATGTGGTTTACGTTCCAATGTAA
- a CDS encoding glycosyltransferase has protein sequence MGIELNIPQIISYFPFGILALLLLFQLYYILFVYSKLAKYRIKDRQDMTAYPPVSLIICAHNEQENLKQFLPSILEQDYPDFEVIIVDDCSSDESKWILKDLCEKYAHLRVVEIKEHIQLKHSKKFALTMGIKSAKHEILVMCDADCQPNSPNWIKEMASAFENEKEIVLGYSPYFKYPGFLNKLIRFETTHTAMSYLSYALKKDAYMGVGRNLAYKKSLFFKGKGFNAHMHIKSGDDDLFINQNATKTNVDIAIHPDAHVYSEPKLTWKSYYKQKARHAGASVMYKGRHKRMLATQLITALLFYCSVFLCLALIPGLWYISLGAYLLRLITQIIVFRPIYRKLGVSDLIFWLPILDLYYYFYICFNGLFNRSKKQVSWK, from the coding sequence ATGGGTATCGAACTGAACATTCCGCAAATTATTTCCTATTTTCCTTTCGGAATTCTAGCGCTTTTGTTATTGTTCCAACTCTACTATATCCTATTTGTTTACAGCAAATTAGCAAAATATCGCATTAAGGATCGGCAAGATATGACAGCATACCCGCCTGTTTCTCTAATTATCTGTGCGCATAATGAACAGGAGAATTTAAAGCAATTTCTACCCAGCATATTGGAACAAGATTATCCTGACTTTGAAGTAATCATCGTTGATGATTGTTCTTCTGATGAAAGTAAATGGATATTAAAAGACCTTTGCGAAAAGTACGCCCATCTACGTGTTGTTGAGATCAAAGAACACATTCAACTGAAGCATAGTAAGAAATTTGCGCTTACCATGGGAATTAAGAGTGCGAAGCATGAAATCTTGGTTATGTGCGATGCAGATTGTCAACCTAATAGTCCAAATTGGATTAAAGAGATGGCCAGCGCCTTTGAAAATGAAAAAGAAATTGTCTTAGGTTATTCGCCATACTTTAAATATCCAGGATTCTTAAATAAACTTATTCGCTTTGAGACCACACATACCGCGATGAGCTATCTCTCTTACGCTTTGAAGAAGGATGCTTACATGGGTGTTGGAAGAAACCTCGCTTACAAGAAGTCGCTCTTTTTTAAAGGAAAGGGCTTTAATGCGCATATGCATATCAAATCTGGTGACGATGATTTGTTTATCAATCAGAATGCAACTAAAACAAATGTCGATATAGCAATCCATCCAGATGCTCATGTCTATTCAGAACCTAAATTGACTTGGAAAAGTTATTATAAACAAAAAGCAAGGCATGCCGGCGCTTCTGTAATGTATAAAGGAAGACATAAGCGCATGCTAGCAACACAATTAATAACGGCATTGTTATTTTATTGCAGTGTATTCCTTTGTCTTGCTCTTATCCCAGGCCTATGGTACATCAGCTTAGGCGCCTATTTATTGAGATTAATTACCCAAATAATCGTATTCCGTCCGATCTATAGAAAGCTTGGCGTATCAGACCTTATTTTCTGGTTGCCAATCCTCGATTTATATTATTATTTTTACATATGCTTCAACGGCCTGTTCAATCGATCAAAGAAACAGGTGAGTTGGAAATAA
- the tgt gene encoding tRNA guanosine(34) transglycosylase Tgt: protein MKFTLQAQDKLSRARAGEIETAHGTIKTPIFMPVGTAGTVKAVHQHELVNDIQAQIILGNTYHLYLRPGLDVLNKAGGLHKFNNWSGPILTDSGGYQVYSLTEVRKIREEGVTFRSHIDGSKHLFTPENVMDTQRVIGADIIMAFDECTPYPCDYRYARRSLDMTHRWLKRCCDRFDSTEPIYGYDQTLFPIVQGSVYKDLREKSAEVIASFNREGNAIGGLSVGEPAEEMYAMTEVVTNILPKEKPRYLMGVGTPINILENIALGIDMFDCVMPTRNARNGMLFTQNGIINIKNEKWKDDFSPIEAESDLLVDQIHTKAYLRHLIRSQEILGAQIASLHNLHFYLWLVEQAREKIIDGTFYDWKNKMVKVLGQRL from the coding sequence ATGAAATTTACGCTTCAAGCACAAGATAAACTCTCAAGAGCCAGGGCAGGAGAGATTGAAACAGCCCATGGAACAATAAAGACTCCGATTTTCATGCCAGTAGGTACAGCTGGGACGGTAAAGGCTGTTCATCAGCACGAATTGGTGAATGATATTCAGGCACAGATAATCTTAGGAAATACTTATCATTTATATCTACGTCCCGGGCTTGATGTGTTGAATAAAGCCGGTGGCTTGCATAAATTCAATAATTGGAGTGGACCTATCTTAACTGATTCTGGAGGTTATCAAGTTTACTCATTAACTGAAGTTCGTAAAATCCGTGAAGAGGGTGTTACTTTTAGATCACATATCGACGGTTCGAAGCACTTGTTTACGCCAGAGAATGTTATGGATACGCAGCGTGTTATTGGTGCCGATATTATTATGGCATTTGATGAATGTACGCCTTATCCTTGCGACTACCGTTATGCTCGTCGTTCGTTAGACATGACACATCGATGGTTGAAACGTTGTTGTGATCGTTTTGATTCTACAGAGCCAATTTATGGTTATGATCAAACGCTCTTTCCAATCGTTCAAGGTTCCGTTTACAAAGATCTTCGTGAAAAATCCGCTGAAGTAATCGCTTCTTTCAATCGAGAAGGAAATGCTATTGGTGGTCTTTCGGTAGGTGAGCCTGCAGAAGAAATGTATGCGATGACAGAAGTCGTGACAAATATCTTACCTAAAGAGAAGCCTCGTTATTTGATGGGCGTTGGAACTCCAATAAACATTCTCGAGAATATTGCATTGGGTATTGATATGTTTGATTGCGTGATGCCTACAAGAAATGCACGTAATGGAATGTTATTTACACAGAACGGTATTATTAATATTAAGAACGAAAAGTGGAAGGATGATTTCAGTCCGATTGAAGCGGAAAGTGATTTATTAGTCGATCAAATTCATACAAAAGCTTATTTGCGTCACTTAATCCGATCTCAAGAAATTTTGGGAGCGCAAATTGCTTCTTTACATAATTTGCATTTTTATCTTTGGTTGGTGGAACAAGCGCGAGAGAAGATTATCGATGGCACGTTCTACGACTGGAAAAATAAAATGGTAAAAGTCTTAGGTCAACGCTTATAG
- a CDS encoding LptF/LptG family permease has translation MNIIDRYIIKKYLSTFAFTVAIFCVVIVIFDVSEKIDDFNKYKAPMSRVFLEYYALGSLPFFINMLTPLFNFIAVIFFTSKMADQTEIVPILSGGMSFNRMLRPYMFCAGLIFALTLVSNIYIIPFTNKIKVNFENVYVKPDKVSTSSTSTHMQIDSNTYVYMGSFDTQGKVGYNFSLERFDGDKMVEKLMADRITWDSVTNKWSAHAYTNRHINGFKETMEAGEKRDTTLDMRPQDFEVYENIFTTMNQLDLEDRIAKEEIRGTGMMNDLLLEKYKRLINPFSAFILTLIGVSLSSKKVRGGIGLSLGVGIGLSCVYIVLERFTSMFSLKGGLDPLISVLIPNVIFLFLSFYLLKKAPK, from the coding sequence ATGAATATTATCGATCGTTATATCATAAAGAAATATCTGTCAACATTTGCGTTCACGGTGGCCATCTTCTGTGTGGTTATTGTGATCTTTGATGTGTCAGAGAAGATCGATGATTTCAATAAATATAAAGCTCCTATGTCACGCGTATTTCTTGAATACTACGCGCTAGGAAGTCTTCCGTTCTTTATCAATATGCTAACGCCTTTGTTTAATTTTATCGCGGTTATCTTCTTTACTTCGAAGATGGCCGATCAAACAGAGATTGTGCCGATATTGAGTGGAGGGATGAGCTTTAATAGGATGTTGAGGCCTTATATGTTTTGTGCAGGCCTTATCTTCGCCCTTACCTTAGTTTCCAATATCTATATCATCCCGTTTACCAATAAAATCAAAGTTAACTTTGAAAATGTGTATGTTAAGCCTGATAAGGTAAGTACTTCTTCCACATCAACACATATGCAAATCGATTCCAATACCTACGTATATATGGGGTCGTTTGATACACAAGGTAAAGTTGGCTACAATTTCTCCTTAGAACGTTTCGATGGTGATAAGATGGTAGAAAAGCTCATGGCCGATCGCATTACTTGGGATTCAGTCACAAATAAGTGGAGTGCACATGCCTATACCAATCGCCATATAAATGGTTTTAAAGAAACGATGGAAGCAGGGGAAAAGCGCGATACCACTTTAGATATGCGTCCTCAGGATTTCGAAGTCTATGAGAATATCTTTACGACAATGAATCAGTTAGACTTAGAAGATCGTATTGCAAAGGAGGAAATTAGAGGGACGGGGATGATGAATGATTTATTACTCGAAAAGTATAAGCGATTAATAAATCCATTTTCAGCTTTTATTCTGACTCTGATAGGTGTTTCTTTGTCCTCTAAAAAAGTAAGGGGCGGAATCGGACTCAGTTTAGGGGTTGGGATAGGCTTGAGTTGTGTGTATATTGTTTTAGAAAGGTTCACCAGCATGTTCTCACTCAAAGGGGGATTAGACCCACTAATCTCCGTGCTGATACCAAATGTTATTTTCTTATTCTTGAGCTTTTATCTACTGAAAAAAGCACCTAAGTAA
- a CDS encoding DMT family transporter — translation MSKLATNRNILILHFTVLIWGFTGVLGELITVPALHLVWYRVLIAGISLWLYFLYSKKSIRVSKAQMLQYLGVGMLVGTHWMLFFHAIKISTVSVTLVTLSSVTLFTAILEPIINRTKISVADIVVGLVIIFGIYLIFKFEFQYFWGIIFGLSCAFCASIFSIFNARMVKKGSPTSITFYEMIGAWVGVSLVMLVTGQFNEHLWLSLSDLIYLLILGVGCTAVAYVLGVAVMKELSAFTVALTTNMEPVYGIILALLIFGQKETMSTGFYSGAIIVLAAVFVYPYLKAKLKF, via the coding sequence ATGTCAAAGTTGGCAACTAATCGCAATATCTTAATATTGCATTTTACTGTGTTAATCTGGGGTTTCACTGGAGTTTTAGGTGAATTAATTACAGTTCCCGCATTGCATTTGGTTTGGTATCGGGTGTTAATTGCGGGGATTTCATTATGGCTTTACTTCTTATACAGCAAGAAGTCTATACGGGTATCCAAAGCACAAATGTTACAATATCTAGGCGTTGGAATGCTTGTCGGTACACATTGGATGTTATTCTTTCACGCAATTAAGATTTCAACCGTTTCGGTGACCTTGGTTACGCTTTCTTCTGTGACCTTGTTTACAGCAATACTTGAACCCATAATTAATCGCACTAAGATTTCTGTCGCCGATATTGTTGTAGGGCTTGTCATCATCTTTGGTATCTATTTGATCTTCAAGTTTGAGTTTCAATACTTCTGGGGTATTATATTTGGATTGTCTTGTGCTTTTTGTGCTAGTATATTCTCAATTTTCAATGCACGAATGGTTAAAAAGGGAAGTCCAACGTCAATAACCTTCTATGAGATGATTGGTGCATGGGTAGGTGTGTCCTTGGTTATGCTAGTAACGGGTCAGTTCAATGAACATTTGTGGTTAAGTCTGTCCGATCTAATTTATCTACTTATTCTGGGGGTTGGTTGTACTGCAGTTGCCTATGTGCTTGGCGTTGCGGTGATGAAAGAGTTGTCGGCATTCACTGTGGCGCTGACGACGAATATGGAACCGGTGTATGGAATTATCCTTGCGCTACTAATTTTTGGACAGAAGGAGACCATGAGCACGGGGTTTTACTCAGGTGCAATAATTGTTCTCGCAGCGGTATTTGTTTATCCATACCTTAAAGCGAAGCTGAAGTTCTAG
- the der gene encoding ribosome biogenesis GTPase Der, which yields MANIVAIVGRPNVGKSTLYNRLTESRKAIVDDFSGVTRDRHYGQAEWIGKKFTVIDTGGFVHGSDDVFEAAIREQVHIAIEEASVILFVVDVTTGITDLDDEIADILRRSKKPVYIVSNKVDSAKQVNDSAEFYSFGLGEPYNISSMTGSGTGELLDAVVSHFEVDEDEESELPKFTIVGRPNVGKSSLTNALLGKERNIVTPIAGTTRDAIRIHYNQFGHEFLLVDTAGLRRKSKVNENIEFYSVMRTIKALEDSDVVILMIDAKDGIEAQDINIFHLAEKNKKGLVILVNKWDTIEKDHKTAKQFEDTIRKKIAPFSDVPILFTSVTEKQRIFKTVETAMEVYKNKTKKIPTSKLNDVMLDIIENYPPPSTKGKYIKIKYVTQLPGRSPMFAFFCNLPQYIRDPYKRFVENKLRENFDFTGVPIQVFFRQK from the coding sequence ATGGCAAATATCGTAGCAATAGTTGGAAGACCAAATGTAGGTAAATCCACCTTATACAATCGTTTAACAGAAAGTCGTAAGGCTATCGTTGATGACTTTAGTGGGGTCACAAGAGATCGTCATTATGGACAAGCAGAATGGATCGGTAAGAAATTTACTGTAATTGATACAGGAGGTTTTGTACATGGTTCAGACGACGTATTTGAAGCTGCAATTCGTGAGCAAGTACATATTGCCATCGAAGAGGCTTCAGTAATTTTATTCGTCGTTGATGTGACGACTGGGATTACAGATTTGGATGATGAGATTGCAGATATTTTACGTCGCAGTAAAAAGCCTGTTTACATTGTTTCAAACAAAGTTGATAGTGCAAAACAAGTAAATGACTCAGCAGAGTTTTACTCATTTGGATTAGGAGAGCCCTATAATATCTCTTCGATGACTGGATCTGGTACAGGAGAGTTATTAGATGCAGTGGTTAGCCATTTCGAAGTGGATGAGGATGAAGAATCTGAGCTTCCGAAGTTTACGATTGTAGGACGTCCAAACGTCGGTAAATCGAGCTTAACAAATGCATTATTAGGTAAAGAACGTAATATCGTTACACCAATTGCAGGAACGACTCGCGATGCAATTCGTATCCATTACAATCAATTTGGACATGAGTTTCTATTAGTTGATACTGCAGGTCTACGTCGTAAATCAAAGGTGAATGAGAATATCGAGTTTTATTCGGTGATGCGTACCATAAAGGCATTGGAAGATTCTGATGTGGTTATCTTGATGATCGATGCTAAAGACGGAATCGAAGCACAAGACATTAATATTTTCCACCTTGCTGAGAAAAATAAAAAAGGTCTTGTTATCCTGGTGAACAAATGGGATACTATTGAAAAGGATCATAAAACAGCGAAGCAATTCGAGGATACGATTCGCAAGAAAATTGCTCCTTTCTCCGATGTGCCAATATTATTTACCTCTGTAACAGAGAAGCAACGTATCTTCAAAACTGTTGAGACAGCAATGGAGGTATATAAGAATAAGACGAAGAAAATTCCTACATCCAAATTAAATGATGTAATGTTGGATATCATTGAAAACTATCCTCCACCATCCACAAAAGGAAAATATATTAAGATTAAATATGTAACGCAGTTGCCAGGCAGATCACCAATGTTTGCTTTCTTCTGTAATCTACCTCAATATATCAGAGATCCGTACAAGCGTTTTGTTGAAAACAAGCTACGTGAGAACTTTGATTTTACTGGTGTTCCAATTCAAGTATTCTTTAGACAAAAATAA